Below is a genomic region from Terriglobales bacterium.
CCGCGTTTCCCAGCGCGGATGGGTGGAAAAAAATGCCAGCGGCTTGGGCATTTCCCCACGGGCCTGCCGCAGCAGATCCTGCAGAACAAACATGGAATCGGGATGGTATCCCGCCGTGGCCATCAGCATCATGCCGGTGGCGTCGGCTCGGTGTTCACGGTCGCGCAACACTTTGCCGAACACGTAGGGCAACGCCAGGTGTAACCCCTTCAACGCGAGGTTGGGATGGCGAAGAATCACGTGGGCCACCTCGTGCGAAAGCACGGCAGCCCACAGTCCTCGGTCCTCCTTCAATAGCTGCGCCAGCCCACCCGCAACCCACACGCGGCCTTTGGCGTCGGAGTAGGCGTTGACACTGTCGTTCTCGAGAATCGCAAAGCGCCAATCCAGCTTGGCTTCCGCCACCAGCGGAGTGCCCACCAGGTGATGGAACACGTCCGTGCCTACCACCAGTTGCGGCCGCAGATCCGGTTTGGGTGAGGCACTTCCGGGCTCCGGCTGGGGCCACGCGCGGCTCGCCACGAAGAGGCAGAGCCAGGCCAGGAGCAATCGTGAGGAGCCAAGACGTTTCGTCATGCGATGATCATTCTGCCCTGCCCGCCGTTGGCCGGCAACCCGAGCGGAGCGAATTGACTGTTAACTGCTTTCATTGCAAATGGTTACAGGTAACCAACGATGGTTACGATGGTCATTACTTTGGGCACCTTTACGCTCTCTGGAAAGGCGGGTAGCCTCAAGCTGCAGTTTGGCCGTGCAGCGGAGGCGGCGCTTTGAACAAGCATCCCCAAGACGTTTCCGTAGTGGTTTATCCGGATCAGCCGAAACCGGGATGGGTTCCACCTCGGCCGAAGCCGGCCTTGGTTCGTCCGGTCAGCGGCATGCTGGCCATGGCTGGCGCCACCGCCGGTTCGGGCGCCTTTTCTTCCGGCATTGCGAGCGGCAGCATGCCCGTGATCGACCTGGAGTCGGCCCGCCGCGTATACCGCAGCATCAAGGGATTCCGCATCCTGTTCGCGCTGGCCACGGTCACGGTTCCGATATCATTCTTCCTGTTTGTCGCCCTGGGCGCGGGCTGGCTGCGCACGCAATTCTTCGAGGGGACGCTGATTCTAGCCTACGCCACGGCCATCGTGCGGCCGGTGGCGGAACTGGCGGAGCAATTGTTTCCCTTCCGCACGGTCATCAACGCCTTCAACTGGTGGATCTTCGCCGTCGGTTTGGCTGCGCTGGCTCTGCGCCGCACTCTTCTCGACCATCTGGAAAAAGCCGAGCACTGGGCCAAGACCCGCGCCTTCACCGCCGAGTGGACCAGCCGAAAAGCCAAAGCGAAGAAGGCAGCTTCCAAGGCCCCGGTCCCCAGTCGTTAGCCCCCGAGATTCTCCCGCCGTTTGACTTCGAGCGGCGCCCGCCCCTAAGATGCCTTTTTCCTAAAAAGGTATCGAAAGGAAGGGCGTTTGCTGACCATAGAAACCAAGCGCATTGATCCGGACATCGTCGTGCTGCAACTGGCCGGGCGCCTCACGCTGGGGCGTGACGCCCAGCACGTGGAGTGGCAGATCGCGGATCTGGTGAAGTCTGCCGAGAAAAAAGTGATCCTCGACCTTTCCGGACTCGATCACATCGACAGCACGGGAATCGGGATCGTGGTCGCCTGCTCTGGTAAGCTGCGGCAATCCGGCGGCGAACTGCGGCTGGCCGGCGCCAAGGGCCTGGTGGCCGAGGTCCTCAAGCTGACCAACGTCAGCGCCATCGTCAGCATGTTCGATAACGCCGACGCCGCGGCACAGAACTTCTCACGTCCTGTCTAGCGATGATTCCCTAGTTCCTACTTCTGCTGTGGTCGGCTGGCCGGCGGGATGATGCCATTCATCCTCAGATAGACCACTAGCTGGCCGTAATGGTCGAAGGGGTGTGCCACGGCAACGATGGACATACCCAGTCGCGTGGTCCGACCATCCCCGAATGGGCTCTTGATCCAGGCCGTAGCGTTCTCCGCCGTCACCGCATCCAGGGCTCCGTGGAGGTACGCGAAGGAATCCTTAAGGAACTTCACCGCTTCAGCCTTGGTCTTGATGGAGTCAGGCCCGCTCTCCCCGCTTCCGATATCGACCGGGATCTTCTCCTCGCGGATGGCAGCGCCCACCATGTAATTCACGGCAGCCACGTGCTTGATCTGTTGCAGGAACGTGCGCACGCCCTTGAATTCGCCCTGTGAGGGCGCGAAGTCGAACTTGTCCTCGGGCATCGCCTCCGCGGCCGGGACGATTTCACCCTCCACCCAACCCAGTTGGTTGTGCGCCACCTTGGTCACCGTCGGCGGCGGGCCCGGCTCCTTCTTGGCTGCATCCTGCGCGAACGCTGCGCAACTCACGACCAGAATCAACAGTAATGCTCCGAAGGACTGCTTCCTCATTTCAATCTCCTTTGCAGAGTGGGAAAAAACGAGCGGATATCTTACCTCAGCGCTGGCCGACTGGCCTTCTAGGCGGCGGAGGAAATGATGGCTCCCACGCGCAGCGGATGCCGACGCACGGCCATCAACCCCAGCATCAGTCCGGTAGCAGCAGCCAGGAGCGCGGTCATCATGCTCGAGTTCTCGGCCACGGCTCCCCACAGGGCGCTTCCCGCCGCCAAGCCTCCTTGCAGAACCAGTAAATACATGGAGAGCGACCGCGCCCGCAGCCGGGTCGGCGACATCGTCTGCGCGGAAAGATTCAGGCTCGCCAGGATGACGATCCAGGCCAAGCCGCCCACCAGCAGCGTAGCGCACAGCGCAGCAAACGCCTGCAGGTAGGCCAGTGCCGCCGTGACCGCGGCGAACACCACCGTCGCCGTTGAGACCAGCGCGTTGAGCGAAGCCATGCGCCGGAACAGCGGCAACAGGCCCGCGCCCAGCAGCGCCCCGAAACCGAACGACCCCAGCAGGAAGCCGAATCCGATGGAACCGTGCGGCCGCGCGATCAGCGGCAGCATGGCCCACATTCCGCTGGCGAACACGCTGAACAAGCCGGAGCGCACCAGCACCGACTGCACCGGCGGCGACTGGCGCAGGTGCTCGAAACCCGCTTTCATCGAGCCCATGATGCTGTTCAGCGGGAGTGGAATATCGTGATGGACGCGCTTCCAGCGGTGCAGGAACAGGATCACGCCGAAGAACGAAGCTGCGTTCAGCAGAAAGGCCACGCCCGAGCTGGTGGCCGCAATGATCAATCCGCCAATCGCCGGACCAACAGCGCGGGCGATGTTGAACCCGGCCGAGTTCAGCGCCACCGCTTGCGGCAGCCTCTGGTGCGATGCCACCTCGGG
It encodes:
- a CDS encoding M48 family metallopeptidase is translated as MTKRLGSSRLLLAWLCLFVASRAWPQPEPGSASPKPDLRPQLVVGTDVFHHLVGTPLVAEAKLDWRFAILENDSVNAYSDAKGRVWVAGGLAQLLKEDRGLWAAVLSHEVAHVILRHPNLALKGLHLALPYVFGKVLRDREHRADATGMMLMATAGYHPDSMFVLQDLLRQARGEMPKPLAFFSTHPRWETREQHTQQASQEALAEFERRWPDAAQSPGGLPPLLVFLGEPQVSVTPEAQAAELRVPLHCRNARGPIAVVVKPQDAGNPWKELRQETRCPEQEDGVVRMPLDEGEAASQRSFRVKVSIYDDEGRLRAISKSFEVHPSSR
- a CDS encoding STAS domain-containing protein, which translates into the protein MLTIETKRIDPDIVVLQLAGRLTLGRDAQHVEWQIADLVKSAEKKVILDLSGLDHIDSTGIGIVVACSGKLRQSGGELRLAGAKGLVAEVLKLTNVSAIVSMFDNADAAAQNFSRPV
- a CDS encoding DinB family protein; this encodes MRKQSFGALLLILVVSCAAFAQDAAKKEPGPPPTVTKVAHNQLGWVEGEIVPAAEAMPEDKFDFAPSQGEFKGVRTFLQQIKHVAAVNYMVGAAIREEKIPVDIGSGESGPDSIKTKAEAVKFLKDSFAYLHGALDAVTAENATAWIKSPFGDGRTTRLGMSIVAVAHPFDHYGQLVVYLRMNGIIPPASRPQQK
- a CDS encoding MFS transporter — translated: MADTENPVSVVAASQEDYLSAFAPLREPLYRNLWAAAVISYTGTWMHNLGTAWLMTSLTTSPMLVGLVQAAISLPVFLVVLPAGALADMMDRRRLLLVTQAWMVVMAAILGILTIYGVVTPGILLLLTFLLGLGAVMNDPAWQAIIPEVASHQRLPQAVALNSAGFNIARAVGPAIGGLIIAATSSGVAFLLNAASFFGVILFLHRWKRVHHDIPLPLNSIMGSMKAGFEHLRQSPPVQSVLVRSGLFSVFASGMWAMLPLIARPHGSIGFGFLLGSFGFGALLGAGLLPLFRRMASLNALVSTATVVFAAVTAALAYLQAFAALCATLLVGGLAWIVILASLNLSAQTMSPTRLRARSLSMYLLVLQGGLAAGSALWGAVAENSSMMTALLAAATGLMLGLMAVRRHPLRVGAIISSAA